One Brevibacterium spongiae DNA segment encodes these proteins:
- the solA gene encoding N-methyl-L-tryptophan oxidase, whose protein sequence is MSNLKVAVVGVGSMGSMALWQLAKAGIDAVGFEQFGLAHERSAAGGESRMFRTAYMEGADYVPMLKASRKLWQELEAETGQSLLNLNGALMIGPKSDERIANVIRSVEEFEIDHEVLDSAEAMKRYPQHWLDSDEIAVLDREGGVIRPEMAVFTAAERAVELGAQLRENCRVDSIVESGSGVRINADGKDEEFDKVIVTTGPWTARVFPQFADHLVPRKIVMTWYLSKKLDDYSSENFPAFGRVGGEIQTFGIPALEGTMTKIGSVATFGDVEVPEDLHRDVDLAELGAINREVARCHPGLESTPSRISVHMDAYTTDEHALVGPVPGSDKVFVLGGYSGHGFKLAPVMGEIAKDLAVDGVTSHPIAHLAPERFTV, encoded by the coding sequence ATGTCCAACCTCAAAGTTGCGGTAGTCGGTGTCGGTTCGATGGGCAGCATGGCGCTGTGGCAGCTGGCCAAGGCCGGAATTGATGCAGTCGGTTTCGAACAATTTGGGCTTGCTCACGAACGGTCCGCCGCTGGTGGAGAGTCACGCATGTTCCGGACGGCGTACATGGAGGGTGCGGATTACGTACCCATGCTCAAAGCGTCTCGGAAGTTGTGGCAGGAGCTCGAAGCAGAAACTGGGCAAAGCCTGTTGAACCTCAACGGTGCACTCATGATTGGACCGAAGAGTGACGAGCGAATCGCCAACGTCATCCGCTCAGTCGAAGAGTTCGAGATTGATCACGAGGTACTTGATTCTGCCGAAGCGATGAAACGATATCCTCAGCATTGGCTCGATTCTGACGAGATTGCAGTCCTGGACCGCGAAGGTGGTGTCATCCGGCCGGAGATGGCGGTATTCACGGCAGCTGAACGTGCTGTTGAACTAGGTGCGCAACTTCGCGAAAATTGCCGCGTTGATTCGATTGTAGAGAGTGGTTCCGGGGTTCGAATCAACGCAGATGGCAAAGACGAAGAGTTTGACAAAGTGATAGTCACCACAGGGCCGTGGACTGCACGGGTATTTCCGCAGTTCGCTGACCACTTGGTACCTCGAAAGATAGTTATGACCTGGTATCTGTCCAAGAAGCTTGATGACTACTCATCCGAAAACTTCCCTGCATTTGGGCGTGTTGGCGGCGAGATTCAAACCTTTGGAATTCCAGCGCTCGAAGGCACGATGACGAAGATCGGTAGTGTGGCTACATTTGGCGATGTAGAAGTCCCTGAGGATCTGCATCGTGACGTCGATCTTGCCGAACTCGGAGCAATCAATCGTGAGGTTGCTCGGTGCCATCCAGGGTTGGAATCCACTCCCTCGAGGATTTCTGTTCACATGGATGCCTACACAACTGACGAACATGCGCTTGTAGGGCCAGTCCCTGGTAGCGACAAGGTGTTCGTATTGGGCGGCTATTCAGGACATGGGTTCAAACTTGCGCCAGTCATGGGCGAGATTGCTAAAGATCTGGCCGTGGACGGAGTCACGTCACACCCAATCGCTCACTTGGCACCCGAACGCTTCACAGTCTAA